A region of Streptomyces sp. R44 DNA encodes the following proteins:
- a CDS encoding glycosyltransferase family 2 protein, which yields MNATPPVSVIMPVLNEERYLRTSVRHILEQEYDGEMEVVIALGPSTDRTDEIAAELVRETASGTRRVITVPNPTGRTPAALNAAIQASHHPIVVRVDGHGMLSPNYIATAVRLLEETGAQNVGGVMHAEGENAWEDAVAAAMTSKIGVGNAAFHTGGEAGPAETVYLGVFRREALERQGGYNVEFIRAQDWELNFRIREAGGLIWFSPELRVQYRPRPSVKALAKQYKDYGRWRHVVARYHQGSINLRYLAPPAAVCAIAAGLVVGAVLTPLGFVVPAGYLAAITAGSVPAGKGLSLKSRLQIPVALATMHMSWGYGFLTSPRSLARKVIASRRPAVTAERV from the coding sequence ATGAACGCCACGCCCCCCGTCTCCGTGATCATGCCGGTCCTCAACGAGGAGCGTTATCTGCGCACCTCGGTTCGTCACATCCTGGAGCAGGAGTACGACGGCGAGATGGAGGTGGTGATCGCCCTCGGCCCGTCCACGGACCGTACGGACGAGATCGCCGCCGAGCTCGTCCGGGAAACCGCTTCGGGAACGCGCCGCGTCATCACGGTCCCGAACCCGACCGGCCGCACGCCCGCCGCGCTCAACGCGGCGATCCAGGCCTCCCATCACCCGATCGTGGTGCGTGTGGACGGCCACGGCATGCTCTCCCCGAACTACATCGCCACCGCGGTCCGGCTCCTGGAGGAGACCGGCGCGCAGAACGTCGGCGGTGTGATGCACGCCGAGGGCGAGAACGCCTGGGAGGACGCGGTCGCGGCGGCGATGACCTCGAAGATCGGTGTGGGCAACGCCGCCTTCCACACGGGCGGCGAGGCCGGCCCGGCGGAGACGGTCTACCTGGGCGTCTTCCGGCGCGAGGCCCTGGAGCGGCAGGGCGGGTACAACGTGGAGTTCATCCGCGCCCAGGACTGGGAGCTGAACTTCCGCATCCGCGAGGCCGGCGGCCTGATCTGGTTCTCGCCGGAGCTGCGCGTCCAGTACCGTCCGCGGCCCTCGGTGAAGGCGCTGGCGAAGCAGTACAAGGACTACGGCCGTTGGCGGCACGTGGTGGCCCGCTACCACCAGGGCTCGATCAACCTGCGCTACCTGGCCCCGCCGGCCGCCGTCTGCGCGATCGCCGCGGGCCTGGTCGTGGGCGCCGTCCTGACCCCGCTCGGCTTCGTGGTCCCGGCGGGCTACCTGGCAGCGATCACGGCGGGCTCGGTCCCGGCGGGCAAGGGCCTGTCCCTGAAGTCCCGCCTCCAGATCCCGGTGGCCCTCGCGACCATGCACATGTCCTGGGGCTACGGCTTCCTCACCAGCCCCCGCTCGCTCGCGCGGAAGGTCATCGCGAGCCGCCGCCCGGCGGTGACGGCGGAGCGCGTCTGA
- a CDS encoding LCP family protein: protein MRMATALSVAVLTAGGIGHAVVTGLDTGITRVDPFKDMKNRPQAGHGMNVLVVGTDGRDRITPEEKTKYRLGGAPCHCTDTVMLVHISEDRERASVVSLPRDSYAEMPEHTDMNSGRKHRAHPVKLNAAYAEGGPGLTVRTVESMTGVKIDHYLEVDFTSFMRTVDAVGGVQICTKRPLKDSYTGLDLSPGTHELDGGQALQYVRSRHIDGAADIGRMQRQQRFLAALIERMTSGGVLLNPVRFRELATTMLSSVRADEDFGTDQLLALAKAMHGFTPASSEFVSVPIGDMSFPVKGIGSTVKWDAAKAQKLFQSLRDDRPLAAAPRSESSGKAPGVVVDVPPRTIRVQVYNGTRTDGLGRKVDDALRATGFDTTRTPMTGAGKERARTVVEYDPRWDRSARSLAAALPGAELRAVAGRGGTLRVTVGGDYKGVRAVRAEASGQPFEAVTGDKVVCP from the coding sequence ATGCGGATGGCGACGGCGCTCTCCGTGGCGGTCCTCACGGCCGGCGGGATCGGGCACGCCGTGGTCACCGGCCTGGACACCGGGATCACCCGCGTCGACCCCTTCAAGGACATGAAGAACCGCCCGCAGGCCGGGCACGGGATGAACGTGCTGGTCGTCGGGACCGACGGGCGCGACCGGATCACCCCCGAGGAGAAGACGAAGTACCGGCTGGGCGGTGCGCCCTGTCACTGCACCGACACCGTCATGCTCGTGCACATCTCCGAGGACCGGGAGCGGGCGAGCGTCGTCAGCCTGCCCCGCGACTCGTACGCGGAGATGCCCGAGCACACCGACATGAACAGCGGCAGGAAGCACCGGGCCCACCCGGTGAAGCTGAACGCCGCCTACGCCGAGGGCGGGCCCGGTCTGACCGTGCGGACCGTCGAGTCCATGACCGGCGTCAAGATCGACCACTATCTGGAGGTCGACTTCACCAGCTTCATGCGGACCGTGGACGCGGTCGGCGGGGTGCAGATCTGTACGAAGCGGCCCCTGAAGGACTCGTACACCGGGCTCGACCTCTCCCCCGGCACCCATGAGCTCGACGGCGGGCAGGCCCTGCAGTACGTGCGCTCCCGGCACATCGACGGGGCCGCCGACATCGGCCGCATGCAGCGCCAGCAGCGGTTCCTCGCGGCGCTGATCGAGCGGATGACGAGCGGCGGGGTGCTGCTCAACCCGGTGCGGTTCCGTGAGCTCGCGACGACGATGCTGAGCTCCGTACGGGCCGACGAGGACTTCGGTACGGATCAGCTGCTCGCCCTCGCCAAGGCGATGCACGGCTTCACCCCGGCCTCCTCGGAGTTCGTGTCCGTGCCGATCGGCGACATGAGCTTCCCCGTGAAGGGCATCGGCTCGACCGTGAAGTGGGACGCGGCCAAGGCGCAGAAGCTGTTCCAGTCGCTGCGGGACGACCGGCCGCTCGCCGCCGCGCCCCGGTCGGAGAGCTCCGGGAAGGCGCCCGGGGTCGTCGTGGACGTGCCGCCGCGGACGATCCGCGTCCAGGTCTACAACGGGACCCGGACCGACGGGCTCGGCCGCAAGGTGGACGACGCCCTGCGCGCGACCGGCTTCGACACCACGCGCACGCCGATGACGGGGGCCGGGAAGGAGCGGGCGCGGACCGTCGTCGAGTACGACCCTCGGTGGGACCGGTCGGCCAGGTCCCTGGCGGCGGCCTTGCCGGGGGCGGAGCTGCGGGCGGTCGCCGGGAGGGGCGGGACGTTGCGGGTCACTGTGGGGGGTGACTACAAGGGCGTGCGGGCGGTACGGGCCGAGGCCTCGGGGCAGCCGTTCGAGGCGGTCACCGGGGACAAGGTGGTGTGCCCGTGA
- a CDS encoding acyl-CoA thioesterase has protein sequence MTDQGDTPDGIPGKPTSASRTTLSHIMTSHDTNLLGTVHGGVIMKLVDDAAGAVAGRHSGGPAVTASMDEMAFLEPVRVGDLLHVKAQVNWTGRSSMEVGVRVMAERWNESTPATQVGSAYLVFAAVDAEGKPRPVPQVIPETEQDKRRNQEAQIRRTHRLARRQAIKELRERRAAEGYED, from the coding sequence ATGACAGACCAGGGCGATACCCCGGACGGAATCCCGGGCAAGCCGACCTCCGCCTCCCGCACCACCCTCAGCCACATCATGACCAGCCACGACACCAACCTCCTCGGGACGGTGCACGGCGGCGTGATCATGAAGCTGGTCGACGACGCGGCGGGCGCCGTCGCGGGCCGGCACTCGGGCGGCCCGGCCGTCACGGCCTCCATGGACGAGATGGCCTTCCTGGAGCCGGTCCGCGTCGGCGACCTCCTCCATGTGAAGGCCCAGGTCAACTGGACGGGCCGGTCCTCCATGGAGGTCGGCGTACGGGTCATGGCCGAGCGCTGGAACGAGTCCACGCCCGCCACCCAGGTCGGCTCCGCCTACCTCGTCTTCGCGGCCGTCGACGCGGAGGGCAAGCCCCGCCCGGTCCCCCAGGTCATCCCGGAGACCGAACAGGACAAGCGCCGCAACCAGGAAGCCCAGATCCGCCGGACCCACCGCCTGGCCCGCCGCCAGGCGATCAAGGAACTGAGGGAACGCCGAGCGGCAGAGGGCTACGAGGACTGA
- a CDS encoding LCP family protein: MSHVQRPQVPQQPPRSQQGHGQGQGGYNPNFTQAQNQGYDSGYSSGHVYGGGPQNQGGGGRGGVPPQYAPSGPGRPAPDWRKRIKVGSIVLVVGVLAWGIGTYAWASSQMRNEVDLSKVIERPEEGDCTTYLIVGSDSREGMSAEEKKKLHTGSAEGKRTDSMMILAACSSGNTMVSLPRDSWVTIPNFVGSESGKSYPARGGSKLNAAYAMDGPELLVRTVEYNTGLHIDHYAEIGFAGFANIVDALGGVELNIDKGFKDKKSGADFQAGKQTLNGEQALAFVRTRYAFAQSDLQRTKNQQKFLSALANQAATPGTILNPFALYPTLGAGLDTLIVDKDMSLYDLGKMFFAMKGISGGDGKSMNMPIAGSAPQNSLKWDMPKVKQLVEQIKNDEKVTVESNR; the protein is encoded by the coding sequence ATGAGCCATGTGCAGCGCCCGCAGGTTCCGCAGCAGCCGCCGCGTTCCCAGCAGGGCCACGGCCAGGGCCAGGGGGGTTACAACCCGAACTTCACGCAGGCGCAGAACCAGGGGTACGACTCCGGTTACAGCTCCGGCCACGTGTACGGCGGCGGCCCCCAGAACCAGGGCGGTGGCGGCCGGGGCGGTGTCCCTCCGCAGTACGCGCCCTCCGGGCCCGGACGTCCCGCGCCGGACTGGCGCAAGCGGATCAAGGTCGGCTCGATCGTGCTGGTCGTCGGCGTCCTCGCCTGGGGCATCGGCACCTATGCCTGGGCCAGCTCGCAGATGCGCAACGAGGTCGACCTCTCCAAGGTCATCGAGCGGCCGGAGGAGGGCGACTGCACGACGTATCTGATCGTCGGCTCCGACAGCCGTGAGGGCATGTCCGCCGAGGAGAAGAAGAAGCTCCACACCGGTTCCGCCGAGGGCAAGCGGACCGACTCGATGATGATCCTCGCGGCCTGCTCCAGCGGGAACACGATGGTCTCGCTGCCCCGTGACTCCTGGGTGACGATCCCGAACTTCGTCGGCTCCGAGTCGGGCAAGTCGTACCCGGCCCGCGGCGGCTCCAAGCTGAACGCGGCCTACGCGATGGACGGCCCCGAGCTGCTCGTGCGGACCGTCGAGTACAACACCGGCCTGCACATCGACCACTACGCCGAGATCGGCTTCGCCGGCTTCGCGAACATCGTGGACGCGCTCGGCGGCGTCGAGCTGAACATCGACAAGGGCTTCAAGGACAAGAAGTCCGGCGCCGACTTCCAGGCGGGCAAGCAGACCCTCAACGGCGAGCAGGCCCTGGCCTTCGTCCGTACCCGCTACGCCTTCGCCCAGTCGGACCTCCAGCGGACGAAGAACCAGCAGAAGTTCCTCTCCGCCCTCGCGAACCAGGCGGCGACGCCGGGCACGATCCTCAACCCGTTCGCGCTGTACCCGACGCTCGGCGCCGGTCTGGACACGCTGATCGTCGACAAGGACATGTCCCTGTACGACCTCGGCAAGATGTTCTTCGCGATGAAGGGCATCAGCGGCGGCGACGGCAAGTCCATGAACATGCCGATCGCCGGCTCCGCCCCGCAGAACTCCCTGAAGTGGGACATGCCGAAGGTCAAGCAGCTGGTCGAGCAGATCAAGAACGACGAGAAGGTCACCGTCGAGTCCAACCGCTAG
- a CDS encoding acyl-CoA dehydrogenase family protein, with the protein MSGSTDFDLYRPSEEHDMLRESVRALAEAKIVPFAAAVDEEGRFPQEALDALVANDLHAVHVPETYGGAGADALATVIVIEEVARACGSSSLIPAVNKLGSLPVILSGSEELKHKYLGPLAKGDAMFSYALSEPDAGSDAAGMKTRAVRDGDFWVLNGVKRWITNAGVSEYYTVMAVTDPEKRSKGISAFVVEKSDEGVSFGAPEKKLGIKGSPTREVYLDNVRIPADRMIGAEGTGFATAMKTLDHTRITIAAQAIGIAQGALDYAKGYVKERKQFGKPIADFQGVQFMLADMAMKLEAARQLTYAAAAKSERVSAGGDKEDLTFFGAAAKCFASDVAMEVTTDAVQLLGGYGYTRDYPVERMMRDAKITQIYEGTNQVQRIVMARNLP; encoded by the coding sequence GTGTCGGGTTCGACTGATTTCGACCTTTACCGGCCTTCCGAGGAGCACGACATGCTCCGCGAGTCGGTGCGTGCCCTCGCGGAGGCGAAGATCGTGCCGTTCGCGGCGGCGGTGGACGAGGAGGGCCGCTTCCCGCAGGAGGCCCTGGACGCGCTGGTCGCCAACGACCTGCACGCCGTGCACGTCCCGGAGACCTACGGCGGCGCGGGCGCGGACGCCCTCGCCACCGTGATCGTGATCGAGGAGGTCGCGCGCGCGTGCGGCTCCTCCTCGCTGATCCCGGCGGTCAACAAGCTGGGCTCGCTGCCGGTGATCCTGTCCGGCTCGGAGGAGCTCAAGCACAAGTACCTCGGCCCGCTGGCCAAGGGCGACGCGATGTTCTCCTACGCCCTCTCCGAGCCCGACGCGGGCTCGGACGCGGCCGGCATGAAGACCCGCGCGGTGCGCGACGGCGACTTCTGGGTCCTCAACGGCGTCAAGCGGTGGATCACCAACGCCGGCGTCTCGGAGTACTACACCGTGATGGCCGTCACCGACCCGGAGAAGCGCTCCAAGGGCATCTCCGCGTTCGTGGTGGAGAAGTCCGACGAGGGCGTGTCCTTCGGCGCCCCGGAGAAGAAGCTCGGCATCAAGGGCTCCCCGACCCGCGAGGTCTACCTCGACAACGTCCGCATCCCCGCCGACCGCATGATCGGCGCCGAGGGCACCGGCTTCGCCACCGCCATGAAGACCCTCGACCACACCCGCATCACCATCGCCGCCCAGGCCATCGGCATCGCCCAGGGCGCCCTCGACTACGCCAAGGGCTACGTCAAGGAGCGCAAGCAGTTCGGCAAGCCGATCGCCGACTTCCAGGGCGTGCAGTTCATGCTCGCCGACATGGCCATGAAGCTGGAGGCCGCCCGCCAGCTCACCTACGCCGCCGCCGCCAAGTCCGAGCGCGTCTCCGCCGGAGGTGACAAGGAGGACCTCACCTTCTTCGGCGCCGCCGCCAAGTGCTTCGCCTCCGACGTCGCCATGGAGGTCACCACCGACGCCGTCCAGCTCCTCGGCGGCTACGGCTACACCCGCGACTACCCGGTCGAGCGCATGATGCGCGACGCCAAGATCACCCAGATCTACGAAGGCACCAACCAGGTCCAGCGCATCGTCATGGCCCGCAACCTCCCGTAG